In the genome of Nocardiopsis composta, one region contains:
- a CDS encoding histidine phosphatase family protein: protein MTRRVICWRHGQTQWNVEKRFQGQTDIPLDETGHGQARRAARLLAALRPDAIVCSDLRRAADTAGYLAAETGLTPEVDKGLRERFGGSWEGLTREEIRERWPEENARMAIPDGEPVLDVGERVHDAIRRALARVPEGGLLVAVGHGAALRAGINRMIGLPEEMRQALGPLGNCSWSLLGPLDSGGWRLLEHNASSLPEDRILGDDR from the coding sequence ATGACCCGCCGCGTCATCTGCTGGCGCCACGGCCAGACCCAGTGGAACGTCGAGAAGCGCTTCCAGGGGCAGACCGACATCCCGCTGGACGAGACCGGCCACGGGCAGGCGCGCCGCGCCGCCCGGCTGCTCGCCGCGCTGCGCCCGGATGCGATCGTCTGCTCGGACCTGCGCCGCGCCGCGGACACCGCCGGCTACCTGGCCGCCGAGACCGGGCTGACCCCGGAGGTCGACAAGGGCCTGCGCGAGCGCTTCGGCGGCTCCTGGGAAGGGCTGACCCGCGAGGAGATCCGGGAGCGCTGGCCGGAGGAGAACGCCCGGATGGCGATCCCCGACGGCGAGCCGGTCCTGGACGTGGGCGAGCGGGTGCACGACGCGATCCGCCGCGCGCTGGCCCGGGTCCCCGAGGGCGGCCTGCTGGTGGCGGTCGGCCACGGCGCGGCGCTGCGGGCCGGCATCAACCGGATGATCGGCCTGCCCGAGGAGATGCGCCAGGCGCTCGGCCCGCTGGGCAACTGCTCCTGGTCGCTGCTGGGCCCGCTGGACTCCGGCGGCTGGCGGCTGCTCGAGCACAACGCCTCCAGCCTGCCCGAGGACCGCATCCTCGGCGACGACCGCTGA
- a CDS encoding GroES family chaperonin: MLHDRLLVRELPEKGERRSSGGLVIPDTVKMATRLVWGEVCGAGTSARHVASGDRVLFNPEDAFEVELHSERYLVLRERDVHAVANEATQHGTGLYL, translated from the coding sequence ATGCTCCACGACCGGCTCCTCGTGCGCGAGCTCCCGGAGAAGGGCGAGCGGCGCAGCAGCGGCGGACTGGTCATCCCGGACACCGTGAAGATGGCGACCCGCCTCGTATGGGGCGAGGTGTGCGGTGCGGGCACCAGCGCCCGCCACGTCGCCTCCGGTGACCGGGTGCTGTTCAACCCCGAGGACGCCTTCGAGGTGGAGCTCCATTCGGAGCGCTACCTGGTGCTGCGCGAGCGGGACGTGCACGCGGTGGCCAACGAGGCCACCCAGCACGGCACCGGCCTGTACCTGTAG
- the nadD gene encoding nicotinate-nucleotide adenylyltransferase: MGGTFDPIHHGHLVAASEVAHLYHLDEVLFVPTGQPYQKDLSKVAPAEDRYLMTVIATAENPQFRVSRVEIDRDGPTYTIDTLRELRKAYGPEVKLFFITGADALGAILSWQNVDELFELAHFVGCNRPGHRLTDSGLPDGKVSLVEIPALAISSTECRERVRKGEPIWYLVPDGIVRYINKTGLYLDDQPGQRPGEAASSS, encoded by the coding sequence ATGGGCGGCACGTTCGACCCGATCCACCACGGGCACCTGGTCGCGGCCAGTGAGGTCGCCCACCTCTACCACCTGGACGAGGTGCTGTTCGTGCCGACCGGGCAGCCCTACCAGAAGGACCTCAGCAAGGTCGCGCCGGCCGAGGACCGCTACCTGATGACGGTCATCGCCACCGCGGAGAACCCGCAGTTCCGGGTGAGCCGGGTGGAGATCGACCGGGACGGCCCCACCTACACCATCGACACCCTGCGCGAACTCAGGAAGGCCTACGGGCCCGAGGTGAAGCTGTTCTTCATCACCGGGGCCGACGCGCTGGGCGCTATCCTGAGCTGGCAGAACGTGGACGAACTCTTCGAACTCGCGCACTTCGTGGGCTGCAACCGCCCCGGGCACCGGCTGACCGATTCCGGCCTGCCCGACGGCAAGGTCAGCCTGGTGGAGATCCCGGCCCTGGCGATCTCCTCCACCGAGTGCCGGGAACGGGTGCGCAAGGGCGAGCCGATCTGGTACCTCGTTCCCGACGGCATCGTCCGCTACATCAACAAGACCGGGCTCTACCTCGACGACCAGCCGGGGCAGCGCCCAGGGGAGGCAGCTTCTTCATCGTGA
- the rsfS gene encoding ribosome silencing factor, whose protein sequence is MTATDRALELVNIAAEAASDKLAEEIVAYDVSDQLIITDAFVLCSAPNDRQVRSIVDEVEDRLRDGAGIKPVRREGERDGRWVLLDYAEIVVHIQHEEERGHYGLERLWKDCPVIPLPESARGRERSAAENGH, encoded by the coding sequence GTGACCGCCACCGACCGGGCCCTGGAGCTCGTCAACATCGCCGCCGAGGCGGCATCGGACAAACTGGCCGAGGAGATCGTCGCCTACGACGTCAGCGACCAGCTGATCATCACCGACGCCTTCGTGCTCTGCTCGGCCCCCAACGACCGGCAGGTGCGCTCCATCGTCGACGAGGTGGAGGACCGCCTCCGGGACGGCGCTGGGATCAAGCCGGTGCGCCGCGAGGGCGAGCGCGACGGCCGCTGGGTGCTCCTCGACTACGCCGAGATCGTCGTGCACATCCAGCACGAGGAGGAGCGCGGGCACTACGGCCTGGAGCGGCTGTGGAAGGACTGCCCCGTCATCCCGCTGCCGGAGAGCGCGCGGGGCCGCGAGCGCAGCGCGGCGGAGAACGGCCACTGA
- a CDS encoding single-stranded DNA-binding protein has product MSEQKPNVDPEISEAFYGFVASNPKPTTHDGKPRLYFRAGQEHYEFAPDGSRIKLPTTFHDVVAFRGAAEAGDRKLAKGDWFLAIGHTEPSTHPKTGVEETEFIASRFGHDLARMNTHVGSPRRLSQMEPPNRQQPQRQVGFEPPEHEQPGHEQPARAM; this is encoded by the coding sequence ATGAGCGAGCAGAAGCCCAACGTCGACCCGGAGATCAGTGAAGCCTTCTACGGGTTCGTCGCCTCGAATCCGAAGCCGACCACGCACGACGGCAAGCCGCGCCTGTACTTCCGGGCCGGGCAGGAGCATTACGAGTTCGCACCCGACGGGTCCAGGATCAAGCTCCCCACCACCTTCCACGATGTCGTCGCGTTCCGCGGGGCGGCCGAAGCCGGCGATCGCAAGCTCGCCAAAGGCGACTGGTTCCTCGCGATCGGGCACACGGAACCGAGCACCCACCCCAAGACCGGGGTCGAGGAGACCGAGTTCATCGCGAGCCGGTTCGGCCACGATCTCGCCCGCATGAACACCCACGTGGGCAGCCCGCGCCGGCTTTCCCAGATGGAGCCCCCGAACCGGCAGCAGCCGCAGCGGCAGGTCGGCTTCGAGCCGCCCGAGCACGAACAGCCCGGCCACGAGCAGCCCGCCCGGGCCATGTGA